Proteins encoded together in one Calditrichota bacterium window:
- a CDS encoding DUF47 family protein has translation MGIFFRRSKRLEVQIDEYLDLIVKGGLVFREGVKFYLKGRLPDFESHLEQLSDMEDLGDRLRREIETSLYSHTLIPESRGDVLGLLENADKVLNRMAETLLQFSVERPDICEEFSPFFGDLADFSISAVEGMVRAIRAYFTDLTSVRDNINQVQFYRKETNKMAEKLKREVFAHQLRLSHKIHLRYFAYHVELIAEEAEDVCDRLSIATIKRYV, from the coding sequence ATGGGCATATTCTTCCGGCGCAGCAAACGGCTCGAGGTACAGATTGATGAGTACCTGGACCTCATCGTCAAGGGGGGACTGGTCTTTAGGGAGGGGGTGAAGTTTTACCTGAAAGGCCGCTTGCCAGATTTCGAGTCGCACTTGGAGCAGTTGTCGGACATGGAAGACCTTGGGGACAGGCTTCGGCGGGAAATCGAGACCAGCCTCTATTCGCACACGCTGATCCCTGAGTCCAGAGGCGATGTCCTTGGCTTGCTGGAAAACGCCGACAAGGTGCTCAACCGGATGGCGGAGACGTTGCTCCAGTTTTCCGTGGAGCGCCCAGATATCTGCGAAGAGTTTTCCCCCTTCTTCGGAGACCTTGCCGACTTTTCCATCTCCGCAGTGGAAGGGATGGTCAGGGCAATTCGCGCCTACTTCACTGACTTGACCTCGGTGCGGGACAACATCAACCAGGTGCAGTTTTACCGCAAAGAGACCAACAAGATGGCGGAGAAGTTGAAGAGGGAAGTGTTCGCTCACCAGCTGCGCCTGAGCCACAAGATTCACCTGCGCTACTTCGCTTACCATGTCGAGCTAATCGCCGAGGAAGCGGAGGACGTCTGCGACAGGTTGTCTATCGCTACGATCAAACGCTACGTGTGA
- a CDS encoding DASS family sodium-coupled anion symporter: MAAFDPLDMRNYRIDRLPKREKTSLERWLALIGPFLALGAFISIGYLVKLPFLQHIDGAQLVSNAAKSAYRNLGPEAFARSNHLMLGIFLAGIILWATDAIPNYLTSLILIVTLVLTKVLPEKEAYAQLGHEVMWLNIMSFVLASMLVSTGVAKRFALWFILRFGRKPSYIFLSFLVINLVLSALVSATTAKAAILLPIFMVIAAIYGAQGGEKRNNFGRSIVLQNLFQNCVGAQAFMTGSAANLLAVAIIGGATGQKIFFSDWLVAMLPVTLVILLVGFVLATKVFFPLSPQERVPQIQGGMERLRAEYRSLGPVSPREIRAVLILMAILAMWATDRLHGISATAVAFVGGIVALLPGIGIVKWNDVDIPWHLMLFSAGAYALGAGLSITDLPSLLVNAFFDHVGIGEGTPYWLLYVLLTSVMLFSALLFQSKTMRAMIFVPLAIGTASRFGYPIVSLALPVAFLIEHVYVLPFNSKPALLLYETDHYSLGEAFRYGFTMLIVTWIITLLASETWFRLLGITPHGVFGIF; the protein is encoded by the coding sequence ATGGCCGCTTTCGACCCCCTTGACATGCGCAACTACCGCATCGATCGGTTGCCGAAAAGGGAAAAGACCTCTTTGGAGCGATGGCTGGCTCTGATCGGTCCTTTCCTCGCCCTGGGGGCATTCATCTCCATCGGTTACTTAGTCAAGCTTCCCTTCCTGCAGCACATCGACGGGGCGCAGCTGGTATCCAATGCCGCCAAGAGCGCTTACCGCAACCTGGGGCCGGAAGCATTTGCGCGCAGCAACCACCTGATGCTGGGTATCTTCTTGGCAGGCATAATCTTGTGGGCCACAGATGCTATCCCCAACTACTTGACCTCCCTGATCCTGATTGTCACGCTGGTGCTGACCAAGGTTCTCCCCGAGAAGGAAGCCTATGCGCAACTGGGCCACGAGGTGATGTGGCTGAACATCATGTCGTTTGTCTTGGCGAGCATGCTGGTGTCCACCGGCGTTGCCAAGCGGTTTGCCTTGTGGTTCATCCTGCGCTTTGGGCGCAAGCCCAGCTACATTTTCCTCAGCTTCCTCGTCATCAATCTTGTGCTTTCGGCGCTGGTGTCGGCCACCACTGCCAAGGCGGCCATTTTGCTGCCCATCTTCATGGTCATTGCCGCCATTTATGGAGCTCAGGGAGGGGAGAAGCGCAACAATTTCGGCCGAAGCATAGTGCTTCAGAACCTGTTTCAGAATTGCGTCGGTGCCCAGGCGTTCATGACCGGCTCGGCGGCCAACCTCCTGGCCGTGGCCATAATCGGCGGCGCTACTGGCCAGAAGATATTCTTCTCCGACTGGCTGGTAGCCATGCTGCCGGTCACGCTGGTGATTCTGTTGGTCGGATTTGTGCTGGCCACCAAGGTCTTCTTCCCCTTGTCGCCGCAAGAGCGGGTGCCGCAGATACAGGGGGGGATGGAGCGGCTGCGGGCGGAGTACCGCAGCCTTGGCCCGGTTTCGCCACGAGAAATCCGGGCGGTGCTCATCCTGATGGCCATCCTGGCCATGTGGGCAACGGACCGTCTGCACGGCATCAGTGCCACGGCAGTGGCCTTTGTCGGTGGGATCGTGGCGCTGCTTCCCGGCATCGGCATTGTGAAGTGGAACGACGTGGACATCCCCTGGCACCTCATGCTCTTCTCCGCGGGTGCCTATGCCCTTGGCGCGGGGCTGTCCATCACCGATCTTCCCTCGTTGCTCGTCAATGCCTTCTTCGACCACGTGGGCATCGGCGAAGGCACTCCCTATTGGTTGTTGTACGTCTTGCTGACCAGTGTGATGTTATTCAGTGCGCTGCTTTTTCAGTCAAAGACGATGCGCGCCATGATCTTTGTGCCGCTTGCCATCGGTACTGCCTCGCGGTTTGGCTATCCCATAGTCAGCTTGGCTCTGCCAGTGGCGTTTCTGATCGAGCACGTCTACGTCCTGCCGTTCAATAGTAAGCCGGCGTTGCTGCTCTACGAAACCGACCACTACAGTCTCGGCGAGGCTTTCCGTTATGGGTTCACCATGCTTATTGTCACATGGATAATCACTTTGCTTGCCAGCGAGACGTGGTTCCGCCTCTTAGGAATCACGCCGCACGGGGTCTTTGGCATCTTTTAA
- a CDS encoding lamin tail domain-containing protein, whose amino-acid sequence MLKKTEAMSLGMVAGLLIFACSREAPPIQGPEPPPPEATYVVMNEIYSRGTADAPDWVELFNPFNSAVNISGYRIYDSGGKGGTKPKKTIPQGVTVPAHGYYVVVTDNTGDPSDFGLSSAGEEVWLEDSTGTVVDYVAFPAMDVTQSYSRIPDGGTTWQLATITRGGPNQP is encoded by the coding sequence ATGTTGAAAAAGACGGAAGCGATGAGTCTGGGAATGGTGGCCGGCCTGCTCATTTTCGCCTGCTCGCGCGAGGCTCCGCCCATCCAAGGTCCCGAGCCTCCGCCGCCAGAGGCCACCTACGTGGTGATGAACGAGATCTACTCCCGAGGCACCGCAGATGCCCCAGACTGGGTGGAGCTTTTCAATCCCTTCAACTCGGCGGTGAATATCAGTGGGTACCGCATCTACGACAGCGGAGGAAAGGGTGGCACCAAGCCGAAGAAGACGATTCCGCAAGGCGTGACGGTTCCGGCCCATGGCTACTACGTGGTGGTGACCGACAACACCGGCGATCCCTCGGACTTTGGCTTGTCCAGTGCTGGTGAAGAAGTGTGGCTGGAGGACAGCACCGGTACGGTCGTCGACTACGTCGCCTTCCCTGCCATGGACGTGACACAGTCGTACTCGCGGATCCCGGATGGCGGGACCACCTGGCAGCTTGCCACGATTACTCGCGGCGGTCCAAACCAGCCATGA
- a CDS encoding CYTH domain-containing protein, which translates to MGREIERKFLVKGPFKHLAEKKTRIVQGYLSSVPERTVRVRIKGDKGYLTIKGIGGASGASRFEWEQEIPVDVAEDLLKICEPGVIDKCRYEVKVGGKKFEVDEFYGDNEGLILAEVELDSEEEEFEKPEWLGDEVTGDVRYYNAMLMKNPYKNW; encoded by the coding sequence ATGGGCCGAGAGATTGAGCGCAAGTTCTTGGTGAAAGGTCCCTTCAAGCACCTTGCGGAGAAAAAGACCCGCATCGTGCAGGGGTACCTCTCTTCGGTGCCAGAGAGGACGGTGCGCGTGCGCATCAAAGGCGACAAAGGGTACCTGACCATCAAGGGCATCGGCGGCGCCTCTGGGGCCAGCCGCTTCGAATGGGAGCAAGAGATACCCGTCGACGTTGCCGAGGACCTCCTGAAGATCTGCGAACCTGGGGTCATTGACAAGTGCCGGTACGAGGTGAAGGTTGGGGGGAAAAAGTTTGAAGTCGACGAATTCTATGGCGACAACGAGGGCCTGATTCTCGCCGAAGTGGAGCTGGACTCTGAAGAGGAGGAATTCGAGAAGCCTGAGTGGTTGGGGGACGAGGTGACTGGGGACGTCCGCTACTACAACGCGATGCTCATGAAGAACCCATACAAGAACTGGTGA
- a CDS encoding SdiA-regulated domain-containing protein produces MPVLVAGVVFSGCTRKAPTGLPPQAEVPTLQPVATYVISPAIAEASGICYRKVSNSLLVVSDDRGEVFEIDLTGRVIRSIPIACVDLEGVAVTGSGDTLYVVQERPQLVTAVRWDGTELFSFSVRVATAENHALEGVTLDKYGNLYVVNEKDPRMLLRYRGRAEVARVEITAFTDLSDICYDEAEDCLWIISDESLKIGKFSREGVLLGEWFIPFSKGEGIAVVGRTLYVVQDGESKLYAFDKP; encoded by the coding sequence GTGCCAGTGCTGGTTGCAGGCGTGGTGTTCAGTGGGTGCACCCGCAAAGCACCCACTGGACTCCCGCCGCAAGCTGAGGTGCCGACGCTGCAGCCAGTGGCGACCTACGTCATCAGTCCGGCGATTGCGGAGGCCTCTGGTATCTGTTACCGCAAGGTGAGCAATTCGCTGCTCGTGGTATCCGATGACCGCGGGGAGGTATTTGAGATAGACCTCACGGGCAGGGTTATTAGAAGCATACCGATCGCCTGCGTGGACCTCGAAGGCGTGGCAGTTACCGGTAGTGGCGATACGCTCTACGTTGTTCAGGAACGCCCACAGCTTGTCACCGCCGTGCGTTGGGACGGAACAGAACTGTTTTCCTTCTCAGTGCGCGTGGCCACTGCGGAGAATCATGCGCTCGAAGGGGTCACGCTGGACAAGTACGGCAACCTGTACGTGGTGAACGAGAAGGACCCCCGCATGCTCCTCCGGTACCGCGGGCGGGCCGAAGTGGCACGAGTGGAGATCACGGCATTCACCGACCTGTCGGACATCTGCTATGACGAGGCGGAAGACTGCCTGTGGATCATCAGCGACGAGTCGCTCAAGATCGGCAAGTTCAGCAGGGAGGGCGTCCTGTTAGGGGAGTGGTTCATACCTTTTTCTAAAGGGGAGGGGATCGCTGTAGTTGGGCGCACCCTCTACGTGGTGCAGGACGGCGAGTCAAAGCTCTACGCCTTTGACAAGCCGTAG
- a CDS encoding T9SS type A sorting domain-containing protein, with translation MDLRQAMTFWPENVTVLRAHRATVVSLLCSVAALAFAGQPALHMVERGANYCVLEWAAPALRFERLVDGGEEVHLPLLGDLPIDLVDGALALPVAGLAIEVPPGARVTVLVEDSICTPVAGTYRLPRVLLAQEQGPEGMSRVSYRFAAPAQHGPGDPVAARPIAMLDGAAVVAGHRLVRVAVHPLRYAATTGSIRLVERARLRVQWQGTAQTPLQLPPVGDELKRVAGDLLRGSKAPMPLGRSTPQDEYGWYDPARPYCKLLLLEQGLYAVRGRELQSLGISSVVPSSTLRLYYRGEEVALHVAEGGDGVFDADDWLVFSAERRRGDTTYYAAQSDTNVYWLTWGGSEGKRLVATAAAPAGQEFLHWFADTLHLEEERHYYHGDSDAEVHNTFATPGEGWVWHFFNPGDSLSVPVPLPDLAFEGDSLRLRVLLRGTTLDQANPDHHARLWFNGRLAADVWFDNRQLIFVDATFPADAARALNDLAIASVGNTGAGIDQFYLDWIELVYPRRPKAIAGRFAGLLPASGGARDIAIQGFSSDSILVVDVDKGRLVTEVRCSTSWWARFVLLSAGYHDGNRAEFWQDDQLLWSGGRGHNLLVLDGQSGQVLDKRNFDTYASQANADSMAAYVERLPAGTVVLVAIRDEGSVGMTPRAHSALESLGSALTRQVGVRDSWALIGRKGATPGSVPEVLAPARTGPARLAEVISFSSGGRGVTAAFRDSSGVALHLMAAELGTLRSPARMVLDQPSHLRSAQNAADYLLITHPRFAAAAEELAAFRRVHNGFAVTSAFIEDVYDEFTYGLADPAAIRLLMEHATAHWQRSPRFLLLLGDACWDPKGLLAQTVKKDYVPTFGNPVSDAWFACTDGPDDLLPDLLVGRIPAENGEQAERMVRKIIAYESDSTPAAWKKQVLLINGGFDTWEQQQFAQQSRLLVDSIIAKPPASCQPVVISKTSQGYFQGEHRDDILAALNAGVLWTNFVGHAGTGTWDLMFNSTDLRELRNQGRYPFVTSMTCHTARFANPYTNCFGEEFLTLPQSGAVGFWGTTGWGYLFHDQVLITNLFRAALVDTVHLLGAATTLAKLRLWESLGNSQFTRNVILQYSLLGDPATDLALPSLPDLVVQPADLSLTPATPSEEDSLVQVVVRVHNFGLATPGPVQVGLWGRSPGTGAFPIDTPKLLSALGWQDTAAFAWRLGGRSGSFDLEAVVDPDDSIREAVETNNRATIRVPVGAVEVVLLKPFPHALLDVTPTLEVLTPVSASGSPQYVQFEVDTTADFSSGALQRSPEILPGLLSTRWTPAPLSAGRRYFWRARAVYANGPGPWRAASFTLAEGAEETRWQQLFPAETDAGLFAGTEQTATGVQLAREKVVLRAESAGYNDGQYARLLVAGSPALAQGRGHNLAVVHPGNGQVVQAMAFDTYESTAEAQRLADFVAQIPEGMLVLAAIADEGSHSMTEAAYQALESIGSALCRQVGARDSWAIIGRKGATPGSVPEKLVKSGQGVAVLQDSIFFYIAQGILQSPLIGPATRWQKVQWQAEEPAPCTRVAVAVEGYEWSSGAWLRVQEGSGPQGTLDLSGLDAQRFRLVRLRAELLTSDGRWSPTLQWWATSFTPAPELAALPLRVTPTGNVVAGDPVQLELEVHNLGYAPAEKVVVWWSQVSQSKEDLFGTDTLRRPLAPDSAAVVRRAWPTARLAGRYELRARVDPGDQIGEPAEFNNDQACVVEVQRDSLAPALELLADGHAVAAGEFVSGRPQIVVRLYDNSGGALTDTAGLHLLLDGTRLSFAGGEPRLQLLPPDAAADQRLKGSIVFQPTLANGRHEIEVLFTDPNGNTSHLRIDFQVAERLELRDVVNFPNPFRTGTDFCYVLTAPADEVSIRIYTLAGRLIKTVHDAPSATGFNRVHWDGRDEDGDELANGVYLYKITATQEGKQVAVIGKVVVAR, from the coding sequence GTGGACCTCAGGCAGGCGATGACCTTCTGGCCGGAGAACGTGACTGTCCTGCGAGCACATAGAGCAACGGTAGTGAGCCTCCTCTGCTCGGTAGCCGCCTTGGCCTTTGCCGGGCAGCCTGCCCTGCACATGGTCGAGCGGGGAGCGAACTACTGTGTGCTGGAGTGGGCTGCCCCTGCCCTGCGTTTTGAGCGCTTGGTGGATGGGGGAGAGGAAGTTCACCTCCCTCTGCTCGGCGACCTGCCCATAGACCTTGTCGATGGGGCTTTGGCCTTGCCAGTCGCAGGCCTGGCCATTGAGGTGCCGCCCGGGGCCAGGGTCACGGTGCTTGTAGAGGACAGCATCTGCACACCAGTTGCCGGGACCTATCGCCTGCCGCGTGTCCTGCTTGCCCAGGAGCAGGGCCCTGAGGGTATGAGCCGAGTGAGCTATCGGTTTGCTGCCCCTGCACAACACGGGCCAGGCGACCCGGTCGCCGCAAGGCCAATCGCAATGCTTGACGGTGCGGCCGTAGTGGCTGGTCACCGGCTCGTCCGGGTGGCAGTCCATCCGCTCCGCTATGCTGCGACCACGGGGAGCATACGGCTTGTCGAGCGGGCGCGCCTCCGCGTGCAATGGCAGGGTACGGCGCAGACCCCCCTTCAACTGCCGCCTGTGGGGGACGAGCTCAAACGCGTGGCGGGCGACCTCCTGCGGGGTAGCAAGGCCCCAATGCCGCTGGGGCGTAGCACTCCTCAGGACGAGTATGGCTGGTACGACCCGGCGCGGCCCTACTGCAAGTTGTTGCTGCTGGAACAAGGCCTCTACGCGGTCCGCGGCCGCGAGCTGCAGTCGTTGGGCATTTCCAGCGTGGTTCCTAGCAGTACGCTGCGCCTGTACTACAGGGGCGAGGAGGTAGCTCTGCACGTGGCCGAAGGCGGCGATGGCGTGTTCGATGCAGACGACTGGCTGGTCTTTTCTGCTGAGCGCCGACGGGGCGACACCACCTACTATGCGGCCCAGTCGGACACGAACGTCTACTGGCTGACCTGGGGAGGGTCGGAAGGAAAGCGCCTGGTCGCAACTGCAGCAGCGCCTGCCGGGCAGGAATTCCTCCATTGGTTCGCCGATACCCTGCACCTTGAAGAAGAGAGGCACTACTATCACGGCGACAGCGACGCCGAGGTGCATAACACCTTCGCCACACCTGGCGAAGGGTGGGTTTGGCACTTTTTCAACCCCGGGGATTCCCTGAGCGTGCCGGTGCCACTGCCCGATTTGGCTTTCGAAGGGGATAGCCTGCGGCTGAGGGTGCTTCTGCGCGGTACCACGCTGGACCAGGCGAACCCGGACCACCATGCGCGCCTCTGGTTCAATGGCCGCCTGGCCGCCGACGTCTGGTTTGACAATCGGCAGCTCATCTTTGTCGACGCAACGTTCCCCGCCGATGCGGCGCGCGCCCTGAACGATCTCGCCATTGCCTCAGTCGGCAATACGGGTGCCGGCATCGACCAATTCTATCTTGACTGGATCGAACTCGTATACCCGCGTCGCCCCAAGGCCATAGCAGGCCGCTTCGCTGGCCTCCTGCCAGCCAGTGGAGGGGCACGAGACATTGCAATTCAGGGCTTTTCTTCCGACAGCATCCTCGTTGTCGACGTGGACAAGGGGCGCCTGGTCACCGAGGTCCGCTGTTCAACGAGCTGGTGGGCACGTTTTGTTCTGCTCTCTGCCGGCTACCACGATGGCAACCGCGCCGAGTTTTGGCAGGACGACCAGCTTCTGTGGAGTGGTGGCCGGGGTCACAACCTGCTGGTCTTGGACGGCCAGAGCGGGCAAGTGCTGGACAAGAGGAATTTCGACACCTACGCTTCGCAGGCCAATGCCGACAGCATGGCGGCCTACGTGGAGCGTCTGCCGGCAGGCACCGTCGTGCTGGTCGCCATCCGCGATGAGGGGAGCGTGGGCATGACGCCGCGGGCGCACAGTGCCTTGGAGAGCTTGGGCAGCGCCCTCACGCGGCAGGTAGGCGTGCGGGACTCTTGGGCCCTGATCGGACGCAAAGGGGCAACCCCAGGGTCTGTGCCCGAGGTCTTGGCACCTGCACGCACGGGGCCAGCACGCCTGGCCGAGGTAATCTCCTTTTCCTCAGGTGGCAGAGGAGTGACTGCGGCATTCCGAGACTCGTCGGGTGTTGCCCTGCACCTCATGGCAGCCGAGCTGGGCACGTTGAGGAGCCCAGCTCGCATGGTGCTGGACCAGCCCTCGCACTTGCGCTCGGCGCAGAATGCTGCGGACTATCTGCTCATCACCCACCCGCGCTTTGCGGCTGCCGCAGAGGAGCTGGCCGCGTTCCGCCGAGTTCACAATGGCTTCGCCGTCACCTCTGCGTTCATTGAAGATGTGTACGACGAATTCACCTATGGCCTGGCCGACCCCGCCGCTATCCGGCTGCTTATGGAGCACGCAACTGCCCACTGGCAGCGGAGCCCACGTTTCCTGCTTTTGCTCGGCGATGCGTGCTGGGACCCGAAGGGTTTGCTTGCGCAAACGGTGAAAAAGGACTATGTGCCCACTTTTGGCAATCCGGTGAGCGATGCCTGGTTCGCCTGCACGGACGGCCCTGACGATCTTCTACCGGACCTTCTTGTGGGACGGATTCCTGCGGAGAACGGGGAGCAGGCCGAGCGCATGGTGCGCAAAATCATCGCCTACGAGTCGGACAGCACCCCCGCGGCATGGAAGAAGCAGGTGCTGCTCATCAACGGTGGATTCGACACCTGGGAGCAGCAGCAATTCGCCCAACAGTCGCGGCTGCTCGTGGATTCGATCATCGCCAAGCCGCCGGCCTCCTGCCAACCCGTGGTGATAAGCAAGACCTCGCAAGGGTATTTCCAAGGGGAGCATCGCGATGACATTCTGGCGGCTCTCAATGCGGGGGTGCTGTGGACGAACTTTGTAGGGCACGCGGGCACCGGCACCTGGGACCTGATGTTCAACTCCACTGACCTGCGGGAGCTGCGTAACCAGGGGCGCTATCCGTTTGTGACCAGCATGACCTGCCACACGGCCCGCTTTGCCAATCCCTACACCAATTGCTTTGGGGAAGAGTTCCTGACACTGCCCCAGAGCGGCGCGGTCGGCTTCTGGGGTACCACCGGATGGGGCTACCTCTTCCACGACCAGGTGCTGATTACCAATCTGTTTCGCGCTGCGCTCGTCGACACTGTACACCTCTTGGGCGCCGCCACGACCCTGGCAAAGCTGCGCCTGTGGGAGAGCCTCGGGAACAGTCAGTTCACCAGGAATGTGATTCTGCAGTACTCGCTGCTTGGTGACCCGGCTACGGATTTGGCCTTGCCCTCGTTGCCGGACCTGGTGGTTCAGCCCGCTGACCTCTCCCTGACTCCTGCCACGCCCAGTGAAGAGGACTCCTTGGTCCAGGTGGTCGTCCGCGTGCACAATTTTGGGCTGGCTACGCCCGGCCCAGTACAGGTGGGGCTCTGGGGACGGTCGCCAGGAACTGGCGCGTTTCCCATTGACACGCCCAAGCTTTTGTCTGCCTTGGGGTGGCAGGACACTGCCGCGTTTGCCTGGCGCCTGGGAGGGCGCAGCGGCAGCTTTGATCTGGAAGCGGTGGTCGATCCTGACGACAGCATCCGCGAGGCGGTGGAGACGAACAACCGCGCCACCATCCGCGTGCCGGTGGGCGCCGTGGAGGTGGTGCTGCTCAAGCCTTTCCCCCATGCGCTGCTGGACGTCACCCCGACGCTGGAGGTACTCACCCCGGTGTCCGCCTCAGGCTCGCCTCAATACGTGCAATTCGAGGTGGATACGACTGCGGATTTCTCGTCAGGAGCCTTGCAGCGCTCCCCGGAGATCTTGCCTGGCTTGCTCTCCACGCGATGGACTCCTGCGCCGCTTTCTGCGGGACGGCGCTACTTTTGGCGGGCAAGAGCGGTCTATGCAAACGGGCCTGGGCCGTGGCGCGCAGCATCCTTCACTCTTGCTGAAGGGGCCGAAGAGACGCGCTGGCAGCAGCTTTTCCCCGCGGAGACAGATGCGGGTCTCTTCGCGGGCACAGAACAAACAGCCACAGGGGTGCAGCTGGCGCGGGAAAAAGTGGTTCTGCGCGCCGAGTCGGCAGGGTACAACGACGGGCAGTACGCCAGGCTTCTGGTGGCCGGCAGCCCGGCCCTGGCACAAGGGCGCGGCCACAACTTGGCCGTCGTGCACCCAGGCAACGGACAGGTGGTCCAGGCCATGGCCTTCGACACCTACGAGTCGACTGCCGAGGCGCAACGGCTGGCTGATTTTGTGGCGCAGATACCTGAAGGCATGCTTGTCCTGGCGGCTATTGCCGACGAGGGCAGCCACAGCATGACCGAGGCGGCCTACCAAGCGCTGGAATCGATAGGGAGTGCGCTCTGTCGACAGGTGGGAGCCCGCGACTCCTGGGCCATCATCGGCAGGAAGGGCGCAACCCCCGGGAGCGTGCCCGAGAAGCTGGTGAAGAGTGGCCAGGGCGTGGCGGTGCTGCAGGACAGCATCTTCTTCTACATTGCCCAAGGCATCTTGCAGTCGCCGCTGATCGGGCCGGCCACGCGCTGGCAGAAAGTGCAATGGCAGGCAGAGGAGCCCGCCCCCTGCACGAGGGTGGCAGTAGCCGTGGAGGGCTACGAGTGGAGCTCAGGTGCCTGGCTCAGGGTGCAGGAAGGCAGTGGCCCGCAGGGAACACTGGACCTCAGCGGGTTGGATGCGCAGCGTTTCAGGCTGGTGAGGCTGCGTGCGGAGCTGCTCACCAGCGACGGCCGCTGGTCGCCGACGCTGCAGTGGTGGGCCACCTCCTTTACGCCTGCGCCGGAGCTGGCAGCGCTCCCCCTCCGGGTCACACCCACAGGCAACGTGGTGGCTGGCGACCCTGTGCAGCTCGAGTTGGAGGTCCACAACCTCGGCTATGCCCCTGCCGAAAAGGTGGTGGTCTGGTGGAGTCAGGTGAGCCAGAGCAAGGAGGACCTGTTCGGCACCGACACCCTGCGCCGTCCCCTTGCGCCGGATAGCGCCGCAGTGGTTCGGCGCGCATGGCCGACTGCGCGGTTGGCAGGCCGTTACGAGCTCCGCGCCAGGGTCGATCCAGGCGACCAGATCGGCGAGCCGGCGGAATTCAACAACGATCAGGCTTGCGTCGTGGAGGTCCAGCGGGACTCGCTCGCGCCGGCCCTCGAGCTGCTTGCGGACGGCCACGCCGTCGCGGCCGGTGAGTTCGTCAGTGGTCGCCCGCAGATTGTGGTGCGCCTGTACGACAACAGCGGAGGGGCCCTCACCGACACCGCCGGCCTGCACCTGCTGCTGGATGGGACGCGCCTGTCGTTCGCCGGTGGCGAGCCGCGCCTACAGCTCCTGCCGCCCGACGCGGCTGCCGACCAGCGCCTCAAAGGCTCCATAGTTTTTCAGCCGACCCTGGCCAATGGTCGGCACGAGATAGAGGTCCTGTTCACTGACCCGAACGGCAACACCTCTCACCTTCGGATCGACTTTCAGGTGGCCGAGCGCCTCGAACTGCGCGACGTGGTAAACTTCCCGAACCCGTTCCGCACGGGCACGGATTTCTGCTATGTACTGACCGCGCCCGCAGACGAGGTGAGCATTCGCATCTACACTCTTGCCGGTAGGCTGATCAAAACGGTTCATGACGCCCCAAGCGCAACCGGGTTCAACCGCGTGCATTGGGACGGTCGAGACGAGGACGGCGACGAACTGGCCAACGGCGTGTACCTCTATAAAATCACCGCGACCCAGGAGGGAAAACAGGTGGCGGTAATAGGCAAGGTCGTGGTGGCGCGGTAG
- a CDS encoding lamin tail domain-containing protein, protein MKKLSYGAAFMVAAWLLAGALYAQSAILLNEVYSRGTNENPDWIELYNASSQTVDITGFKIYDSGGKAGTKPKKEFPAGTVIPPLGVYVVVTEDGTASAFGLSSSGETVWLEDATGAVIDTVAFPALATTESYGRYPDGGPWQILKRVTRGSLNGVLRMNEIYSRGTTSDPDWIEVYNATLDTVDISGYKIYDNGGKAGTKPKKLLPAGTVLPPHGFFVIVTDNTGDPADFGLSSSGEWAWLEDADGVVIDSVAFPAMDVTQSYSRVPDGGPWELVSVITRGGSNGSPVRVAEQPAVLGTYHLSQNYPNPFNPTTYVDVYLPSNTHVSMVIFNALGQKVKEVVNAPLAAGSHRIVVDGSDLPSGVYLYRLQAGEFTATRRMVLLK, encoded by the coding sequence ATGAAGAAGCTTAGTTACGGTGCGGCATTCATGGTTGCCGCATGGCTGTTGGCAGGAGCTCTCTACGCGCAGTCGGCGATTCTCCTCAACGAGGTCTACTCCCGTGGCACCAACGAGAATCCCGATTGGATTGAGCTCTACAATGCCAGCTCACAGACGGTGGACATCACCGGCTTCAAGATCTACGACAGCGGCGGTAAGGCGGGCACCAAGCCGAAGAAGGAGTTTCCCGCCGGGACCGTGATCCCGCCCCTGGGGGTCTACGTGGTGGTTACCGAGGACGGCACGGCCAGCGCCTTTGGCCTTTCCAGCAGTGGCGAGACCGTATGGTTGGAGGATGCCACCGGTGCGGTGATCGACACGGTGGCGTTTCCCGCGCTGGCTACCACCGAATCGTACGGCCGGTACCCGGACGGCGGTCCGTGGCAGATACTGAAGCGCGTCACGCGCGGCTCGCTCAACGGTGTCCTCCGGATGAACGAGATCTACTCCCGCGGAACGACCTCTGATCCAGACTGGATCGAGGTCTACAACGCCACCCTCGACACCGTGGACATTTCCGGCTACAAGATTTACGACAACGGCGGCAAGGCGGGCACCAAGCCGAAGAAACTCCTTCCGGCGGGGACAGTGCTTCCGCCGCATGGCTTCTTCGTCATTGTCACCGATAACACCGGTGACCCGGCCGACTTTGGCCTGTCAAGCAGCGGTGAGTGGGCATGGCTTGAGGACGCTGACGGTGTGGTGATAGACTCGGTCGCCTTTCCGGCGATGGACGTCACCCAGTCCTACAGTCGCGTCCCAGATGGCGGGCCCTGGGAGCTCGTGTCGGTCATCACGCGGGGCGGTAGCAACGGCTCGCCGGTGCGCGTCGCAGAACAGCCGGCGGTCCTGGGCACCTATCATTTGAGCCAGAACTACCCCAACCCCTTCAACCCGACCACGTATGTGGACGTGTATCTGCCCAGCAACACGCACGTCAGCATGGTCATCTTCAACGCTCTCGGGCAGAAGGTCAAAGAGGTGGTCAACGCACCCCTGGCCGCCGGCAGCCACCGCATAGTCGTGGACGGGAGTGATCTGCCCTCTGGCGTGTATCTGTACAGGCTGCAGGCCGGGGAGTTTACGGCGACGCGGCGCATGGTGCTGCTTAAGTAG